The following proteins are encoded in a genomic region of Desulfosporosinus youngiae DSM 17734:
- a CDS encoding response regulator — MSGYILVVDDQYGVRLLIHKVLEESGYNVKMAANGSECLDLAISLNRPSLILLDNRMPAMTGLQVLSRLSEDYYAKNIPVIMISAESDLEDVARCLGVQSFLSKPLDVDVLLKTVEQTLAGARLEQRDAGRSLN, encoded by the coding sequence TTGTCGGGATATATACTAGTTGTTGACGACCAATATGGGGTTAGACTTCTTATTCATAAAGTTTTGGAGGAATCAGGCTATAACGTTAAAATGGCGGCAAACGGGTCTGAATGTTTGGACCTTGCAATATCCTTAAACCGCCCATCTCTCATTCTATTAGATAATAGGATGCCGGCAATGACAGGGCTGCAAGTATTATCCCGGCTTAGTGAGGACTATTACGCTAAAAATATCCCGGTAATCATGATAAGTGCAGAATCTGATCTGGAGGACGTTGCCCGCTGTTTGGGTGTTCAGAGTTTTTTAAGTAAGCCTTTGGACGTAGACGTTTTGCTCAAAACAGTTGAGCAAACGTTAGCAGGGGCGAGATTGGAACAGAGGGACGCCGGAAGGAGTTTAAATTAA
- a CDS encoding HD-GYP domain-containing protein, with protein MNLVLEKLPQGFLMAGNQAPMDLFDARGLLLLTRGQLVTEWIRERLTRSEVYTLKSEKKPFANIKPFSKDLYWDIIGSIWSIYHDAELITPEQISQTMVIIEWIIKEINDKCIYIDTNSLRVNLASFKEHDYCTFVHSVNVAILSTLSARELGYKGQRLKYLTLGAILHDIGKIKVPYEILNKPGPLSKHEVSIIRQHPLEGEAMLRNTKVLPRILTTVRQHHERWSGSGYPDGLSGSGICLEAQIIAVADVYDALTADRPYRKALPPYHALEMILTMEKEFNPVVVRAFRKSLNLYPKDTLVTLNTGEIGMVAAVPTSFPTRPLVRLLIDCNGKYVDRETYIDLMCELTYFIIEASSGNYYLAGP; from the coding sequence ATGAATTTGGTTCTAGAAAAGTTGCCGCAAGGTTTTTTGATGGCAGGAAATCAAGCCCCAATGGACTTGTTCGATGCCAGGGGGCTTCTGTTATTGACAAGGGGGCAACTCGTGACAGAATGGATCAGAGAACGTCTGACAAGAAGCGAGGTATACACATTAAAATCTGAGAAAAAGCCGTTTGCTAATATTAAGCCCTTTTCCAAAGACCTGTATTGGGATATTATAGGTTCAATCTGGAGTATTTATCATGATGCTGAGTTGATCACTCCCGAGCAGATTTCTCAGACTATGGTAATTATCGAGTGGATTATTAAGGAGATTAACGATAAATGTATTTACATAGATACCAATTCTCTGCGAGTCAATTTAGCGAGTTTTAAAGAACATGATTATTGTACGTTTGTTCACTCTGTTAATGTTGCTATTCTCTCGACATTATCGGCAAGGGAATTAGGTTATAAGGGGCAGCGTTTAAAGTATCTCACGCTGGGTGCTATCCTTCATGACATTGGCAAGATTAAAGTACCTTATGAGATTTTGAATAAGCCGGGGCCATTGAGCAAACATGAAGTAAGCATTATCCGGCAGCATCCCCTTGAAGGTGAAGCAATGCTTCGAAATACGAAGGTTTTGCCCCGTATCTTAACTACAGTACGTCAACATCACGAACGTTGGAGCGGGAGTGGCTATCCCGATGGACTTAGCGGATCCGGAATTTGCCTGGAAGCCCAAATCATTGCTGTGGCTGATGTTTATGATGCTCTAACCGCAGACAGGCCATACCGTAAAGCACTTCCACCTTATCATGCTCTCGAAATGATTTTAACCATGGAAAAGGAATTTAATCCGGTTGTTGTCCGGGCATTCCGAAAATCCTTAAATCTTTATCCTAAAGATACCTTAGTAACCCTTAATACTGGGGAAATTGGCATGGTTGCAGCTGTACCGACCAGTTTTCCGACACGCCCTCTCGTGCGGCTATTGATTGATTGTAATGGGAAATATGTCGATAGAGAAACATATATAGATTTAATGTGCGAGCTGACCTACTTTATTATAGAAGCTTCTTCCGGTAACTATTATTTGGCGGGCCCTTAG
- a CDS encoding helix-turn-helix domain-containing protein, with the protein MSKTIQEVAGKNIRLFRQAKGLTQEKLAELVNVSSSYIGYLERGLRSPSLDLLARIGTALEVEPTALLFSTSDDFDPTLKKLNALLAGKNSKSINFVYEVARAYFVSTSESV; encoded by the coding sequence GTGTCTAAAACTATACAGGAGGTCGCTGGGAAAAACATACGGTTATTCCGCCAGGCTAAAGGCCTTACACAAGAGAAACTTGCTGAACTAGTTAATGTGAGCAGTTCCTATATAGGTTATCTGGAACGAGGCCTTAGGTCTCCTTCCCTGGACCTATTGGCAAGAATAGGCACCGCCCTGGAAGTGGAACCTACAGCTTTGCTTTTTTCTACCTCCGATGATTTTGACCCAACCCTAAAAAAGCTTAATGCTCTTTTGGCCGGGAAAAATTCAAAATCAATTAATTTTGTCTATGAAGTGGCCAGGGCCTATTTTGTATCTACCAGTGAATCTGTTTAA